One genomic region from Mycobacteriales bacterium encodes:
- a CDS encoding flavin reductase family protein: MRRVMGHFASGVTIVTGLDDGEPVGFACQSFTSVSLDPPLVLFCPAHTSSTWPRIRAAGAFSVNVLAEDQTELCLRFATSGGDKFAGLDWHETPWGPSLDGVLATVHCTVEAVHPAGDHDVVIGRVRELVTHREVGPLLFFKGSFGLES, translated from the coding sequence ATGCGCCGGGTCATGGGTCACTTCGCCTCGGGCGTGACGATCGTGACCGGGCTCGACGACGGCGAGCCGGTGGGCTTCGCCTGCCAGTCCTTCACCTCGGTGTCGCTCGACCCGCCGCTGGTGCTCTTCTGCCCGGCCCACACCTCCTCGACCTGGCCCCGCATCCGCGCCGCCGGCGCCTTCAGCGTCAACGTGCTCGCCGAGGACCAGACCGAGCTGTGCCTGCGCTTCGCGACCAGCGGCGGTGACAAGTTCGCCGGGCTCGACTGGCACGAGACGCCCTGGGGCCCGTCGCTCGACGGTGTCCTCGCGACGGTGCACTGCACGGTCGAGGCGGTCCATCCCGCCGGCGACCACGACGTCGTCATCGGCAGGGTGCGCGAGCTCGTCACCCACCGCGAGGTCGGGCCGCTGCTGTTCTTCAAGGGCTCCTTCG